One stretch of Zingiber officinale cultivar Zhangliang chromosome 6B, Zo_v1.1, whole genome shotgun sequence DNA includes these proteins:
- the LOC121989399 gene encoding eukaryotic translation initiation factor 3 subunit L-like, whose protein sequence is MANSYDYDDASFDSRYARPPSSGQGGGAAAELIYDPNFVPDSVKTFVVHLYRHIREKNVYEIHQMYEGSFQRLSDRMFRENPWPSVEAIAPYVDNDHVFCLLYREMWFRHVYARLAPTGQQRVESWDNYCSLFGVVLHGVVSMQLPNQWLWDMVDEFVYQFQSYCQYRAKLKNKTEEELQLLRQYDQAWNVYGVLNYLQALVEKSAIVDILEREKDGLEQFTATDGYDYEGGTSNVLKMLGYYSMIGLLRVHCLLGDYHTGLKCLGPIDISQQGVYMIVIGSHISIIYHYGFANLMLRRYVEAIREFNKILLYILKYKQYHQKSPQYDQILKKNEQMYALLAICLSLCPQSNIIEENVNIQLRDKYNEKMTKMLRYDDEAYAVYDELFTYACPKFITPSAPVLEESLINYNQDAYRLQLKLFLYEVKQQQSLSGLRSFLKLYSAISIGKLAAYMEVDESTMRTILLAYKHKMHSVDSDGKIIPNADIDFYISEDIIHVVESKPTKHYGDYFLRQVLKFEEMISELDRVKLD, encoded by the exons ATGGCGAATTCGTATGACTACGATGATGCTTCGTTTGATTCCAGGTACGCCCGGCCTCCATCCTCCGGCCAGGGAGGCGGGGCCGCTGCCGAGCTCATCTACGACCCTAACTTCGTGCCGGATTCCGTGAAGACCTTCGTTGTCCACCTATACCGCCACatccgcgagaagaacgtgtaCGAGATCCACCAGATGTACGAGGGCAGCTTCCAGCGGCTCAGCGACCGCATGTTCCGCGAGAATCCCTGGCCTTCCGTGGAGGCCATCGCTCCCTATGTCGACAACGATCATGTCTTCTGCCTGCTTTACCGTGAGATGTGGTTCCGCCACGTCTACGCTCGGCTCGCACCCACGGGGCAGCAGCGAGTGGAATCCTGGGACAACTATTGCAGTCTTTTCGGGGTGGTGCTCCATGGGGTCGTCAGCATGCAGCTGCCAAACCAGTGGTTGTGGGATATGGTGGATGAGTTCGTTTATCAATTCCAGTCTTACTGCCAGTACCGAGCAAAACTTAAGAACAAGACCGAGGAGGAGTTGCAGCTTCTTCGGCAGTACGACCAG GCATGGAATGTATATGGAGTGTTGAATTACTTGCAAGCGTTGGTTGAGAAATCAGCTATTGTTGATATCTTGGAAAGAGAGAAAGATGGCCTGGAACAATTCACTGCTACTGATGGTTATGATTATGAAGGCGGAACTAGCAACGTCCTGAAAATGCTAGGTTATTACAGCATGATCGGTTTGCTGAGAGTTCATTGCCTTTTGGGAGATTATCATACTGGGTTGAAGTGTTTAGGCCCCATTGACATCAGTCAACAAGGCGTTTACATGATCGTGATTGGAAGCCACATATCTATCATATATCACTATGGGTTTGCAAACCTAATGCTAAGAAG GTATGTTGAAGCAATACGTGAATTCAATAAAATCCTACTATATATTCTGAAGTACAAGCAATATCATCAGAAGTCCCCACAATATGATCAGATACTTAAGAAAAATGAACAAATGTATGCGCTATTAGCTATTTGTTTGTCACTATGTCCACAAAGCAATATCATTGAGGAGAATGTAAACATACAATTGAGGGATAAATACAATGAGAAGATGACAAAGATGCTAAGATATGATGATGAAGCATATGCTGTGTATGACGAGCTCTTCACATATGCCTGCCCAAAATTCATTACCCCATCAGCTCCTGTTCTTGAGGAATCCCTTATAAATTACAACCAG GATGCATACAGGCTGCAATTGAAGTTGTTTCTTTATGAAGTAAAGCAGCAACAATCACTTTCAGGTCTACGCAGTTTCTTGAAGTTGTACTCTGCCATATCAATTGGGAAACTTGCTGCATATATGGAAGTGGATGAATCTACTATGAG AACAATTTTGCTGGCATACAAACATAAGATGCATTCTGTTGATAGTGATGGAAAGATTATTCCTAATGCAGATATAGACTTCTACATTAGTGAG GACATCATTCATGTGGTGGAGTCTAAACCAACAAAGCATTATGGTGATTACTTTTTGCGTCAGGTCTTAAAG TTTGAGGAGATGATCAGTGAACTGGACAGAGTAAAGTTGGATTGA